One segment of Leuconostoc lactis DNA contains the following:
- the dsrLL gene encoding dextransucrase DsrLL has translation MENATQVRKKLYKAGKNWVVGGVITAGAALAFVAGATTASADSNQNTTGSQVTVTVPAPEAVASATTTTPTTAAATTTAAQADASSTTTQQTPVAPTTPVAPTPAQPATTATTTEQPQQPATDTTPAPQTGYVEKAGAWYYVNADQSYAKGLTTIAGHLQYFDTTGRQTKGAYVTENGKTYYFDANTGNALTGLQHVAGQTVAFNTQGEQIFSDFYTAADGQTYYFGANGQAAIGVTSIAGHNYYFDAAGQLKKGYAGEIDGQMRTFDATTGQEVSATTSQITEGLTAQNDDYTAHNAVHSTASSDFDNLDGYLTASSWYRPTDILRDGNKWEASTATDMRPILSVWWPDKQTQVNYLNYMSQLGLVENPTPYTLQDDQVALNKASETLQQAIETKIGLTNSTDWLKTAMANFITTQPQWNQTSEDPNSDHLQKGALTFVNSPLTPDTNSDFRLLNRTPTNQTNTQNYTVDNSKGGYELLLANDVDNSNPVVQAEQLNWLHYLMNFGSITANDADANFDGIRVDAVDNVDADLLQIAADYFKAVYGVDKNDATANQHLSILEDWSHNDPLYVNDFGDNQLTMDDYAHTQLIWSLTKNSDIRGTMQRFMDFYLVNRSHDSTENTATPNYSFVRAHDSEVQTVIAQIVSDLHPDVENSLAPTTEQLLEAFKVYNADQKLADKKYTQYNMPSAYAMLLTNKDTVPRVYYGDLYTDDGQYMATKSPYFNAIDTLLKARIQYVAGGQAMAVDNHDILTSVRYGNGAMTATDKGDADTRTQGIGVIISNNKDLALQAGETVTLHMGAAHKKQAFRLLLGTTQDGLDYYNTDDAPIRYTDNNGDLIFNSQDVYGVQNPQVSGFLAVWVPVGATATQDARTASDTTSHTDGKTFHSNAALDSQLIYEGFSNFQAFATTPDEYTNAVIAKNGSLFKDWGVTSFQLAPQYRSSTDTSFLDSIIQNGYAFTDRYDLGFGTPTKYGTVDQLRDAIKALHASGIQAIADWVPDQIYNLPGQELATVTRTNSYGDKDPNSDIENSLYVIQSRGGGQYQAQYGGAFLSDLQAMYPSLFETKQISTNLPMDPSTRITEWSGKYFNGSNIQGKGAGYVLKDAGSSTYYHVVSNNNDATYLPKQLTNDLSETGFTHDNQGIIYYTLSGTRAQNSFVQDNSGNYYYFDNTGHLVTGAQTINTHHYFFLPNGIELMQAFFQNADGSTIYFDKRGQQVCNQYIVDQTGAAYYFGTDGRMAINGFTDVDGHRQYLDQSGHQLKDQFMTDANGHVYYFEAGNGNMATYRYAQNAQGQWFYLGGDGMAVTGLQNINGANQYFYTDGHQSKGEFVVLTDKTIYTDAATGNLVVGVQQLDGKTYVFTTAGAMLTNQYYELAADQWLHLSAQGQADTGLTTVGDQLQYFGTDGVQVKGAFVTDPATQATYYFNATTGDAVANQYFHIKGDWYLTDANARLVKGFKVVNNKVQHFDETTGVQTNSTHLTKAQKQYIFDHNGDLVNM, from the coding sequence TTGGAAAACGCAACACAAGTTAGAAAAAAACTTTATAAAGCCGGTAAAAACTGGGTCGTCGGTGGTGTCATCACAGCCGGTGCCGCCCTAGCCTTTGTCGCAGGGGCAACGACTGCTTCAGCTGATAGTAACCAAAACACGACTGGTTCACAGGTGACAGTGACGGTACCAGCACCAGAAGCCGTAGCGTCAGCGACAACGACAACGCCGACTACTGCTGCAGCGACAACAACAGCTGCTCAGGCAGACGCCAGCAGTACAACGACACAACAAACACCTGTCGCGCCTACTACACCTGTAGCACCAACACCGGCACAACCTGCCACAACCGCAACAACGACTGAGCAACCGCAACAACCAGCAACTGACACTACCCCAGCCCCACAAACCGGCTATGTGGAAAAAGCTGGTGCTTGGTACTATGTTAATGCTGATCAATCCTATGCTAAAGGCTTAACGACCATCGCGGGTCACTTGCAATACTTTGATACCACTGGCCGTCAAACCAAGGGCGCCTACGTCACAGAAAACGGCAAGACTTACTATTTTGACGCTAACACGGGTAACGCCTTGACTGGATTGCAACACGTTGCCGGCCAAACAGTGGCTTTCAACACCCAAGGTGAACAAATCTTCAGCGACTTCTACACGGCCGCTGACGGCCAAACTTATTACTTTGGCGCTAACGGTCAAGCTGCAATCGGCGTGACGAGTATCGCTGGTCACAATTATTATTTCGACGCTGCGGGTCAACTGAAGAAAGGCTATGCTGGCGAAATTGACGGCCAAATGCGGACATTTGATGCCACAACTGGTCAAGAAGTGTCAGCAACTACATCACAAATCACGGAAGGTTTGACTGCCCAAAATGACGACTACACGGCCCACAACGCCGTGCACAGCACTGCCAGTTCGGACTTTGATAATCTTGATGGTTATTTGACGGCATCATCTTGGTATCGTCCAACCGACATTTTGCGCGATGGTAACAAGTGGGAAGCTTCAACAGCCACGGACATGCGACCAATTTTGTCGGTTTGGTGGCCTGATAAGCAAACCCAAGTCAACTACTTGAACTACATGTCACAACTTGGGCTTGTCGAAAACCCAACCCCTTATACCCTTCAAGATGATCAAGTCGCCTTGAACAAGGCCAGTGAAACTTTGCAACAAGCCATCGAAACAAAGATTGGTTTGACAAATAGCACAGACTGGTTGAAAACGGCGATGGCAAACTTCATCACAACACAACCACAATGGAACCAAACCAGTGAAGATCCAAACAGCGATCATTTGCAAAAGGGTGCCTTGACGTTTGTGAACAGCCCCCTCACACCAGATACAAATTCTGATTTCCGCTTACTCAACCGCACCCCAACGAACCAAACCAATACACAAAATTATACGGTTGACAATTCAAAGGGTGGCTACGAATTGTTGTTAGCTAACGACGTAGACAACTCAAATCCCGTCGTGCAAGCCGAACAATTGAACTGGTTGCACTACTTGATGAACTTTGGCTCAATTACCGCCAACGATGCTGACGCGAACTTTGACGGTATTCGTGTCGACGCTGTCGATAACGTCGATGCTGACTTGCTACAAATTGCGGCTGATTACTTCAAAGCGGTTTATGGTGTGGACAAAAACGATGCGACAGCGAACCAACATTTATCAATCTTGGAAGATTGGAGTCACAATGATCCCCTTTACGTCAATGACTTTGGGGACAACCAGTTGACGATGGATGACTATGCCCATACGCAACTCATTTGGTCACTAACCAAGAACTCAGACATTCGTGGTACGATGCAACGTTTCATGGACTTTTACTTGGTTAACCGTAGCCACGATAGCACGGAAAACACCGCCACACCGAACTATAGTTTCGTGCGTGCCCATGATAGTGAAGTGCAAACGGTCATTGCCCAAATCGTTTCTGATTTGCATCCTGATGTTGAAAATAGCTTAGCCCCAACAACAGAACAGTTGCTTGAAGCCTTCAAAGTGTATAACGCCGACCAAAAGTTGGCCGACAAGAAGTATACCCAATACAACATGCCAAGTGCTTACGCCATGCTGTTGACTAATAAAGACACAGTCCCACGTGTTTACTATGGTGATCTTTACACGGATGACGGTCAATATATGGCCACGAAGTCCCCTTATTTCAATGCGATTGATACTTTGCTCAAGGCCCGTATTCAATATGTCGCCGGTGGGCAAGCCATGGCTGTGGATAACCACGACATTTTGACTTCTGTCCGTTACGGTAATGGTGCCATGACTGCCACTGATAAGGGCGACGCCGATACACGGACACAAGGTATCGGGGTTATCATCAGCAACAACAAAGATTTGGCTTTGCAAGCTGGAGAAACGGTCACGTTGCACATGGGTGCTGCCCACAAGAAGCAAGCCTTCCGTCTGTTGTTAGGCACAACGCAAGATGGCTTGGACTATTACAACACCGATGATGCACCAATTCGTTACACAGACAACAACGGCGATTTAATTTTTAACAGCCAAGATGTCTACGGTGTCCAAAATCCACAAGTGTCTGGCTTTTTAGCTGTTTGGGTACCCGTTGGGGCCACAGCTACCCAAGATGCACGCACAGCGTCAGATACAACTAGCCACACTGATGGTAAGACTTTCCATTCAAATGCCGCTTTGGATTCACAATTAATCTATGAAGGTTTCTCAAACTTCCAAGCCTTTGCGACAACCCCTGACGAATACACCAACGCTGTCATTGCCAAGAACGGGTCATTGTTTAAGGACTGGGGTGTCACAAGCTTCCAATTGGCCCCACAATACCGTTCAAGTACCGACACGAGTTTCTTAGATTCAATCATTCAAAACGGCTACGCCTTTACCGATCGTTATGATCTTGGTTTCGGTACACCAACTAAGTACGGCACAGTAGACCAATTACGCGATGCGATTAAAGCCTTGCATGCCAGTGGTATTCAAGCGATTGCCGACTGGGTCCCTGACCAAATTTACAACTTGCCTGGTCAAGAACTTGCCACAGTAACACGGACGAACTCATATGGTGACAAAGATCCTAATTCAGACATCGAAAATTCACTTTATGTGATTCAAAGTCGTGGTGGTGGGCAATACCAAGCCCAATATGGTGGCGCATTCTTGAGTGACTTGCAAGCGATGTACCCCTCATTGTTTGAAACTAAGCAAATTTCAACGAACTTACCAATGGATCCGTCAACACGTATCACAGAATGGTCTGGTAAGTATTTCAACGGCTCTAACATTCAAGGTAAGGGTGCTGGCTATGTCTTGAAAGATGCTGGCTCAAGCACTTACTATCACGTAGTCTCAAACAACAACGATGCCACCTACTTACCCAAGCAATTGACCAATGACTTATCAGAAACTGGCTTTACACACGATAACCAAGGTATTATTTACTACACGTTGAGCGGTACGCGTGCGCAAAACAGCTTTGTTCAAGACAATTCAGGGAACTATTACTACTTTGACAACACCGGTCATTTGGTCACTGGTGCCCAAACCATCAACACGCATCACTACTTCTTCTTGCCAAACGGCATTGAATTGATGCAAGCCTTCTTCCAAAATGCTGACGGCTCAACCATTTACTTCGATAAGCGCGGACAACAAGTCTGCAACCAATACATCGTTGACCAAACAGGCGCAGCCTACTACTTTGGGACTGATGGTCGGATGGCTATCAACGGCTTCACGGATGTTGATGGTCACCGCCAATACCTTGATCAAAGTGGTCATCAACTTAAGGATCAGTTCATGACTGATGCCAATGGTCACGTGTACTACTTTGAAGCGGGTAACGGTAACATGGCAACTTATCGCTACGCACAAAACGCCCAAGGTCAATGGTTCTACCTTGGTGGTGATGGGATGGCCGTGACTGGTTTGCAAAACATTAATGGCGCTAACCAATACTTCTATACCGATGGCCATCAAAGTAAGGGTGAATTCGTCGTCCTAACTGACAAGACAATTTACACCGATGCTGCAACTGGTAACCTAGTCGTTGGCGTGCAACAGCTTGATGGCAAGACTTACGTCTTTACCACTGCTGGTGCCATGCTCACAAACCAATACTACGAACTTGCTGCTGACCAATGGTTACACCTAAGTGCGCAAGGCCAAGCTGATACTGGTTTGACAACCGTTGGCGACCAATTGCAATACTTTGGGACTGACGGTGTCCAAGTGAAGGGTGCCTTTGTGACTGATCCAGCCACTCAAGCTACTTACTACTTTAACGCCACAACTGGGGATGCCGTTGCCAACCAATACTTCCACATCAAAGGCGATTGGTATTTGACAGACGCTAACGCACGTCTTGTGAAGGGCTTTAAAGTCGTGAACAACAAGGTGCAACATTTTGATGAAACAACTGGTGTGCAAACCAACTCAACCCATTTGACAAAAGCACAAAAACAATATATTTTCGATCACAACGGTGATCTCGTCAACATGTAA
- a CDS encoding chloride channel protein, protein METQLSSKNPHQTPWFKKNTSVLVLSTIVLGIMSGVGALVLSFFLESVEQLFLGYGETAKMPAPITTVPLVRLLSVVIGGMIAAFFWWLLRTKMTPTVSVNKALAGEKMPFWQTILHDFTQIFYVGTGGSVGRELAPREVGAVMAERWTAFLSRHHIEPLSSDDRRLLIASAAGAGFAGIYIAPITGMLFAVEIMYKKYDLKTIGVSLTMSTIAMGIGSLVKGFNPYYLLDDVKFPVGSVLFVIILAPLCGFAGSWFRKCFQWAEKNQTKTRHILWQLPVVSLLTGGIAYFFPEIMGNGRSLAQLAIGGSARYQQIIIVLLVGAGLKAIVTVLTIRSGASGGTLTPSISIGGALGAVAGWVLSYWVPGVNIGQGAILGAGTLLAASQQAPLMAMFMLIEITHLDGSAILPLTIGILIATAVSRLVLQPKTSKKA, encoded by the coding sequence ATGGAAACTCAGTTATCATCAAAAAACCCTCATCAGACACCATGGTTTAAAAAAAATACGAGTGTACTGGTACTCTCTACCATTGTTTTGGGGATAATGTCGGGCGTGGGGGCGCTCGTTTTGTCGTTCTTTTTAGAAAGCGTTGAGCAGCTATTTTTAGGTTATGGTGAAACGGCTAAAATGCCAGCACCGATAACGACAGTGCCTTTAGTGCGACTACTATCGGTTGTCATAGGTGGTATGATTGCTGCCTTTTTTTGGTGGCTCTTACGGACGAAAATGACCCCAACGGTCAGTGTCAACAAAGCGCTTGCTGGGGAAAAGATGCCTTTTTGGCAAACTATATTGCATGACTTTACCCAGATCTTTTATGTTGGAACGGGTGGTTCAGTTGGTCGTGAATTGGCGCCTCGTGAAGTCGGTGCCGTAATGGCTGAAAGGTGGACAGCATTCTTGTCCCGTCATCACATCGAACCACTTTCCAGTGATGATCGCCGACTATTAATTGCTTCAGCCGCTGGCGCCGGTTTTGCCGGTATCTATATTGCACCCATTACGGGGATGTTGTTTGCCGTTGAAATCATGTATAAAAAATATGATTTGAAAACAATTGGCGTGAGCTTGACGATGTCAACCATCGCCATGGGGATTGGGTCATTAGTGAAGGGATTTAACCCTTACTATTTACTGGATGATGTGAAATTCCCGGTTGGCAGTGTCTTGTTTGTGATTATTTTGGCACCGCTGTGCGGCTTTGCGGGGAGCTGGTTTAGAAAATGCTTCCAGTGGGCTGAAAAAAATCAGACTAAGACACGTCATATTTTATGGCAATTACCTGTTGTCTCACTCTTAACGGGTGGCATTGCTTATTTCTTCCCAGAAATTATGGGTAATGGTCGGTCACTAGCGCAGTTAGCAATTGGCGGTAGTGCGCGTTATCAGCAAATTATCATTGTGTTATTGGTTGGTGCGGGCTTAAAGGCTATTGTGACAGTTTTGACTATTCGGTCAGGCGCATCCGGTGGTACATTGACGCCATCGATTTCAATTGGTGGCGCTTTAGGCGCAGTTGCTGGTTGGGTACTGTCTTACTGGGTCCCAGGCGTTAACATTGGTCAAGGGGCGATTTTGGGTGCTGGTACGTTGCTGGCCGCTTCACAACAAGCACCACTGATGGCCATGTTTATGTTGATTGAAATCACGCATCTAGATGGTTCAGCGATTCTACCATTAACGATTGGTATTTTGATTGCGACTGCCGTATCGCGTCTCGTGTTACAACCTAAGACCAGTAAAAAAGCCTGA
- a CDS encoding VOC family protein, whose protein sequence is MKPRKLNIKTIPATDTNRAYRFWRDVFDLPQSGHQSGRHLTLDGEDIVFVTGEPTDQLELLVRDHQADLQKHLKNNFVTLVGEPEARFGNKIAIKIKDSEGNLITIEANQ, encoded by the coding sequence ATGAAACCACGTAAATTAAACATTAAAACAATTCCAGCAACTGATACGAACCGCGCCTACCGTTTTTGGCGCGATGTTTTTGATTTGCCCCAATCAGGCCATCAATCTGGTCGCCATTTAACACTAGATGGCGAAGATATTGTTTTCGTAACGGGTGAACCAACCGATCAACTCGAACTATTGGTCCGAGATCACCAAGCAGACTTGCAAAAGCATTTGAAAAATAACTTTGTGACGTTAGTTGGTGAACCTGAAGCGCGGTTTGGCAACAAGATCGCCATTAAAATCAAAGATTCTGAAGGTAATCTGATTACCATTGAAGCCAACCAGTAA